From a region of the Halolamina sp. CBA1230 genome:
- a CDS encoding laminin B domain-containing protein produces the protein MSDRNNRYRLSRRTVLAGLGGAGIASASAGLGTSAYLNDTESFEDNTITAGTLDLLVGYYSYWDQGMAGSGSVQGSKDGSGTVSAELGDVKPGDSGLLAFCPVVETNPAYLWLCGEITENSENGYTEPEPETSENGDVNDPGDPEGAGELAESISVTVNYCDVGEVGDSFDPEDVSTLAEVWSGSLADLMSSTQNGVPLDGDGEPASDGGFDVPGEQACFAGTGAAEASNPCLCLDWEVPTSVGNEIQGDSLEFDLAFHAEQCRNNDGTHNPCTGEEEVPDAVSISATPDTAGATDSIHRVEVPVGSGLGGDSLSSFAVDYPGDFDVGGVGTGDVLGAGVERADSSIDAVTVTGTTASDSDTAIQFSLAGGVTVATGDTIFVEYRDATNASSADDYSVVVDVNGGEIGPGTLTLVPPSSTPGPVSSTFDEDDDGWKITGDAQGGASVPDYEPSAGNPAPSISATDDVQGGTWYFEAPGKFLGGKSGFYGGTLSFDLMQEFSGSPSQFDNDDITLSGGGLTLTYDTAQNPGNGTSGNWTSYNVTLDESDNWMVSGSAATQTEIETVLADLTELRIRGEYRSGSDKGYLDNVSMQP, from the coding sequence ATGAGTGACCGTAACAACCGATACCGCCTCTCGAGGCGGACCGTGCTTGCCGGGCTCGGCGGCGCCGGTATCGCGTCGGCGAGCGCGGGCCTCGGAACGAGCGCGTATCTCAACGACACCGAATCGTTCGAAGACAACACCATCACCGCGGGCACGCTCGACCTGCTGGTCGGCTACTACTCCTACTGGGACCAAGGGATGGCCGGCTCCGGCAGCGTCCAAGGGAGCAAGGACGGGAGCGGGACCGTCAGCGCCGAGCTGGGCGACGTCAAGCCGGGCGACAGTGGGCTCCTGGCGTTCTGTCCCGTCGTCGAGACAAACCCCGCGTACCTCTGGCTCTGTGGGGAGATCACCGAGAACAGCGAGAACGGGTACACGGAGCCGGAACCCGAAACGAGTGAGAACGGGGACGTCAACGATCCCGGCGATCCGGAGGGTGCGGGTGAGTTGGCCGAGAGCATCAGCGTCACCGTCAACTACTGCGACGTTGGCGAAGTCGGGGACAGCTTCGACCCGGAGGACGTCTCGACGCTCGCGGAGGTGTGGAGCGGAAGCTTGGCCGACCTCATGTCGTCGACTCAGAACGGCGTCCCTCTGGACGGCGACGGGGAACCGGCCAGCGACGGCGGGTTCGACGTGCCGGGTGAGCAGGCCTGTTTCGCCGGCACGGGCGCCGCCGAAGCGTCCAACCCCTGTCTCTGCCTCGACTGGGAGGTTCCGACCTCCGTCGGCAACGAGATCCAAGGCGACTCACTGGAGTTCGACCTGGCGTTCCACGCCGAGCAGTGCCGAAACAACGACGGCACGCACAATCCGTGCACGGGCGAGGAGGAGGTACCCGACGCCGTCTCCATCAGCGCGACACCGGACACCGCCGGCGCGACCGACAGCATCCACCGCGTCGAGGTGCCCGTCGGCTCCGGCCTGGGAGGTGACTCCCTCTCGTCGTTCGCGGTGGATTATCCGGGCGACTTCGACGTGGGCGGCGTGGGAACTGGGGACGTCCTCGGTGCGGGTGTCGAACGCGCGGACAGCAGCATCGACGCCGTCACCGTCACCGGGACCACCGCGAGCGACAGCGACACCGCTATCCAGTTCTCTCTGGCTGGCGGCGTCACGGTCGCCACGGGCGACACGATCTTCGTCGAATACCGGGACGCCACGAACGCCTCGTCCGCGGACGACTACTCCGTCGTCGTCGACGTCAACGGCGGAGAAATCGGACCAGGGACGCTCACACTCGTCCCCCCGAGTTCCACGCCCGGTCCGGTTAGCAGTACCTTCGATGAGGACGACGACGGCTGGAAGATCACCGGCGACGCACAGGGCGGCGCGTCCGTCCCAGACTACGAGCCGTCGGCGGGCAACCCGGCTCCATCGATCTCCGCGACGGACGACGTCCAGGGCGGGACCTGGTACTTCGAGGCGCCCGGGAAGTTCCTTGGCGGCAAGTCAGGGTTCTACGGCGGAACCCTGTCGTTCGACCTCATGCAGGAGTTCTCCGGCAGTCCGAGTCAGTTCGACAACGACGACATCACGCTATCCGGTGGCGGCCTCACGCTGACCTACGATACGGCCCAGAATCCCGGGAACGGCACGTCCGGCAACTGGACATCCTACAACGTCACGCTCGACGAGAGCGACAACTGGATGGTCAGCGGCAGCGCCGCCACCCAGACCGAGATTGAGACAGTCCTCGCCGACCTCACCGAACTCCGGATCCGCGGCGAGTACCGCTCTGGCTCCGACAAGGGCTACCTCGACAACGTCTCGATGCAGCCGTAG
- a CDS encoding acyltransferase: MTKRHASLPPDAEAGVDAFIEDVDERLASDEDTCDVVQDTLVDLFGDRDAYERWQDGGDVRPAERVRLQGYDPCNATLESEYYAEKDEDRFQRSKHLQWLWRQFDATPMADNIEFALRFRQMLAEHLFDEVGENCRFFKGITFTYGHNISVGDNVVVHDDVHLDDRGALEIGDRVSISDSAQVLSHDHDIVDQTEVKNYRTIIEDDARLTYDAMVRAGSKLGENSVVGAKAVVDGDVPAHHVAVGQPAKSVRVKPGWEDVAEPVEDRLERNKEERRIEYDLPDDLDDFDEFQRDLQPPGDDI, from the coding sequence ATGACCAAACGCCACGCCTCGCTCCCGCCGGACGCCGAGGCCGGGGTGGACGCCTTCATCGAGGACGTCGACGAGCGACTCGCCTCCGACGAGGACACCTGCGACGTGGTACAGGACACCCTTGTGGACCTGTTCGGCGACCGCGACGCCTACGAGCGCTGGCAGGACGGCGGCGACGTGCGCCCGGCCGAGCGCGTCCGCCTGCAGGGGTACGACCCCTGCAACGCGACGCTGGAGTCCGAGTACTACGCCGAGAAAGACGAGGACCGTTTCCAGCGGTCGAAACACCTCCAGTGGCTCTGGCGCCAGTTCGACGCGACGCCGATGGCCGACAACATCGAGTTCGCGCTGCGGTTCCGCCAGATGCTCGCCGAACACCTGTTCGACGAGGTCGGGGAGAACTGCCGCTTCTTCAAGGGGATCACGTTCACCTACGGCCACAACATCTCCGTCGGCGACAACGTGGTCGTCCACGACGACGTCCACCTCGACGACCGCGGCGCGCTGGAGATCGGCGACCGCGTCTCGATTTCGGACTCCGCGCAGGTGTTGAGCCACGACCACGACATCGTCGACCAGACCGAGGTGAAGAACTACCGGACGATCATCGAGGACGACGCCCGCCTCACGTACGACGCGATGGTCCGCGCCGGCTCGAAGCTCGGCGAGAACTCCGTCGTCGGTGCGAAAGCCGTCGTCGACGGCGACGTCCCCGCCCACCACGTCGCGGTCGGCCAGCCCGCGAAATCAGTCCGCGTGAAGCCGGGCTGGGAGGACGTCGCCGAACCGGTCGAGGACCGACTGGAGCGCAACAAGGAGGAGCGCCGGATCGAGTACGACCTGCCCGACGACCTGGACGACTTCGACGAGTTCCAGCGCGATCTGCAGCCGCCCGGCGACGACATCTGA
- a CDS encoding SipW-dependent-type signal peptide-containing protein, which translates to MTDKRLELTRRKLLAGVGGVGLASAGAGLGTTAYLNDTESFEGNSLTAGALNMLVSVDIHDKSPELPDPVVDSTDEAADDTADGNEITVTVDDMKPGDWFVLDWHVEIDGNPGYVQVTSVDEDYSNAEGANPEAETDTAAPGDLGAALLTTIWGSTDSTAGSDRGGLQDLDETTDHNDTWLSGYETPDLDGVTTSGAHYTTLNEAHSEYLDGVVLSDSSGTPIEVGSVSDYADVHYYQLFELPPEVGNEIQGDSVTFTLQFDAEQVRNNDAPFGGS; encoded by the coding sequence ATGACGGACAAACGACTCGAACTCACACGGCGGAAACTGCTCGCTGGCGTCGGCGGCGTCGGACTCGCGTCCGCAGGTGCCGGCCTGGGTACGACTGCGTACCTCAACGACACCGAGTCGTTCGAGGGGAACAGCTTGACCGCAGGCGCGCTGAACATGCTCGTGTCCGTGGACATCCACGACAAGAGCCCGGAGCTCCCGGACCCAGTCGTCGACTCCACGGACGAAGCCGCCGATGACACGGCCGACGGGAACGAGATCACCGTCACCGTCGACGATATGAAACCGGGCGACTGGTTCGTCCTCGACTGGCACGTCGAGATCGACGGCAACCCCGGCTACGTGCAGGTCACGTCGGTCGACGAGGACTACAGCAACGCCGAGGGCGCCAACCCCGAGGCGGAGACCGACACCGCCGCACCGGGCGACCTCGGCGCCGCGTTGCTCACGACCATCTGGGGAAGCACGGACTCCACGGCCGGGTCTGACCGTGGGGGGCTCCAGGATCTCGACGAGACCACCGACCACAACGACACGTGGCTGTCCGGGTACGAAACGCCGGACCTCGACGGCGTCACGACCAGCGGGGCGCACTACACAACCCTCAACGAAGCCCACAGCGAGTATCTCGACGGCGTGGTGCTCAGTGATTCGAGTGGCACGCCGATCGAGGTCGGGAGCGTCAGCGACTATGCGGATGTCCATTACTACCAGCTCTTCGAGCTTCCACCGGAGGTCGGCAACGAGATCCAGGGCGACTCGGTGACGTTCACGCTCCAGTTCGACGCCGAGCAGGTCCGCAACAACGACGCCCCGTTCGGCGGCTCGTAG
- a CDS encoding DUF3105 domain-containing protein, which produces MVECEYCGATFDDEDAHLEHLGEEHARELGPIDRRRVESAQDDDEGLPIVGLLSGAAVLVVFVIAIWFFFLAGGDGGTDLDAEPAGMEDEPLPNSGADQWISEVESFESQGRDHRSGDIDYDPVPPLSGPHWDDWETAGFYTETPRLERLVHSLEHGAVVIYYDEDALDDEAEASLRAWAANKDGQWQSVIVAPNPNDDPRGDYVLTAWTHRLVLEEDYDAEAVQAFAAEYLGRGPENPVR; this is translated from the coding sequence ATGGTCGAGTGTGAGTACTGCGGGGCAACCTTCGACGACGAGGACGCCCACCTCGAACACCTCGGCGAGGAGCACGCCAGGGAGCTCGGACCGATCGACCGGCGACGTGTGGAGTCCGCACAGGACGACGACGAGGGGCTCCCGATCGTCGGCCTGCTCTCCGGCGCAGCGGTGCTGGTGGTGTTCGTGATCGCGATCTGGTTTTTCTTCCTGGCTGGCGGCGACGGCGGCACGGATCTCGACGCCGAGCCGGCGGGGATGGAGGACGAGCCGCTGCCGAACAGCGGTGCCGACCAGTGGATCTCCGAGGTCGAGAGCTTCGAGAGTCAGGGGCGTGACCACCGCTCGGGCGATATCGACTACGACCCCGTCCCCCCGCTTTCGGGCCCCCACTGGGACGACTGGGAGACGGCAGGGTTCTACACCGAGACGCCCCGGCTCGAACGGCTCGTTCACTCGCTCGAACACGGCGCGGTCGTGATCTACTACGACGAGGACGCGCTCGACGACGAGGCGGAGGCCAGCCTGCGCGCCTGGGCCGCGAACAAGGACGGCCAGTGGCAGAGCGTCATCGTCGCCCCCAACCCCAACGACGACCCGCGCGGTGACTACGTGCTGACGGCGTGGACCCACCGGCTCGTGCTGGAGGAGGACTACGACGCCGAGGCGGTGCAAGCGTTCGCGGCTGAGTACCTCGGCCGCGGGCCGGAGAACCCAGTGCGGTAG
- a CDS encoding heme-binding protein, whose protein sequence is MTEPPQTEEGWFVLHDFRDVDWDAWRDAPERDREHAIAEGVEYLEDHEAVVDADEGTSAVFSVVGDKADLLILHLRPTLDHLSTAERRFEHTALGEYTEQATSYVSVTEVSGYVSDAYFSEDEEEVDEGLKQYIEGKIKPDLPDDEYVCFYPMDKRRGEEVNWYDLPFDERADLMAGHGETARKWGGKVDQIISSSLGLDDFEWGVTLFAGDATDIKDIVYELRFDDATSKYGEFGSFFIGRRFPPADLGAYLRGETVPAGDDDGHHHGEGEGHHEGESDHHGDGGDEEDEAADEDDIRGELEDLDIYAGQPHGEDVYATVLYSEADPEAITEEVDGLRGNFEHYDTHVKTAVYEGTYTDRVAVVSIWDTGSAAETAAGFLSDLPGVVERAGEESGFGTMGMFYTVKPDHQEDFVEKFDTVGDLLSDMDGHFETDLMVNVADENDMFIASQWRSKEDAMGFFRSDAFRDTVQWGRDVLADRPRHVFLA, encoded by the coding sequence ATGACCGAGCCACCGCAGACCGAAGAGGGTTGGTTCGTCCTCCACGACTTCCGTGACGTCGATTGGGACGCATGGCGGGACGCTCCCGAGCGGGACCGGGAACACGCGATCGCGGAGGGCGTCGAGTACCTGGAGGACCACGAGGCCGTCGTCGACGCCGACGAGGGGACGTCGGCGGTGTTCAGCGTCGTCGGCGACAAGGCCGACCTGCTGATCCTGCATCTCCGGCCGACGCTGGACCACCTCTCGACGGCCGAGCGCCGGTTCGAGCACACCGCGCTGGGGGAGTACACCGAGCAGGCGACCTCCTACGTCTCTGTGACCGAGGTGTCGGGGTACGTCTCCGACGCCTACTTCTCGGAGGACGAGGAGGAGGTCGACGAGGGGCTGAAACAGTACATCGAGGGGAAGATCAAGCCCGACCTGCCCGACGACGAGTACGTCTGCTTCTACCCGATGGACAAGCGCCGCGGCGAGGAGGTGAACTGGTACGACCTGCCGTTCGACGAGCGCGCGGACCTGATGGCCGGCCACGGCGAGACCGCCCGGAAGTGGGGCGGGAAAGTCGACCAGATCATCTCCTCCTCGCTGGGGCTGGACGACTTCGAGTGGGGTGTAACCCTGTTCGCGGGCGACGCGACCGACATCAAGGATATCGTCTACGAGCTCCGGTTCGACGACGCCACCTCGAAGTACGGCGAGTTCGGCTCCTTCTTTATCGGTCGGCGGTTCCCGCCCGCGGATCTGGGCGCGTACCTGCGCGGGGAGACGGTCCCGGCCGGCGACGACGACGGGCACCATCACGGTGAGGGTGAAGGCCACCACGAGGGTGAGAGCGACCACCACGGCGACGGGGGCGACGAGGAGGACGAAGCCGCCGACGAGGACGACATCCGCGGCGAGCTCGAGGATCTCGACATCTACGCGGGCCAGCCCCACGGCGAGGACGTGTACGCGACGGTGCTGTACAGCGAGGCCGACCCCGAGGCGATCACGGAGGAGGTCGACGGGCTCCGGGGCAACTTCGAGCATTACGACACCCACGTGAAGACGGCGGTGTACGAGGGAACCTACACCGACCGCGTCGCGGTCGTGAGCATCTGGGACACCGGAAGCGCCGCCGAGACCGCGGCGGGCTTTCTCTCGGACCTGCCGGGCGTGGTCGAGCGCGCCGGCGAGGAGTCCGGGTTCGGGACGATGGGGATGTTCTACACCGTGAAACCGGACCACCAGGAGGATTTCGTCGAGAAGTTCGACACCGTGGGTGACCTGCTTTCGGACATGGACGGCCACTTCGAGACGGACCTGATGGTGAACGTCGCCGACGAGAACGACATGTTCATCGCGAGCCAGTGGCGCTCGAAGGAGGACGCGATGGGCTTTTTCCGCTCGGACGCGTTCCGTGACACGGTGCAGTGGGGGCGTGACGTGCTGGCTGATCGGCCCCGGCACGTGTTCTTGGCCTGA
- a CDS encoding NUDIX domain-containing protein: MRDDHEPFVGKITQKAILFGPDGDVLLAGSVDRPEPPGGTFEFGETLVGGLRRELREELGVDARIGPPVGANYGLWADEDGTPMVTILYRCETDEREVTLNDEHERAEWVTPETAAERLGELSSRLEDAVERAAALNGEEPFEVVADPYADSETTTEELLAALEAAREE, encoded by the coding sequence ATGCGCGACGACCACGAGCCGTTCGTCGGGAAGATCACCCAGAAGGCGATCCTGTTCGGCCCCGACGGCGACGTGCTCCTCGCCGGGAGTGTGGACCGCCCCGAACCCCCCGGCGGCACGTTCGAGTTCGGCGAGACGCTCGTCGGCGGGCTTCGACGAGAGCTCCGCGAGGAACTGGGCGTCGACGCCCGCATCGGTCCGCCAGTCGGTGCGAACTACGGGCTCTGGGCCGACGAGGACGGGACGCCGATGGTGACGATCCTCTACCGCTGTGAGACCGACGAGCGGGAGGTCACGTTGAACGACGAACACGAGCGAGCGGAGTGGGTCACACCCGAGACCGCTGCCGAGCGGCTGGGCGAACTCTCGTCGCGGCTCGAGGACGCTGTCGAGCGTGCGGCGGCGCTCAACGGCGAGGAGCCGTTCGAGGTAGTGGCCGATCCATACGCCGACAGCGAGACGACGACCGAGGAGCTGCTCGCGGCGCTGGAAGCCGCCCGGGAGGAGTGA
- a CDS encoding SipW-dependent-type signal peptide-containing protein, protein MSKKKLELTRRRVLGGLGTIGVAGAAAGLGTSAYLNDTESFEDNTITAGTLDMSVTAQIEAANGYWEDQAEFPMSETADGEAVTGLVVDDVKPGDWAIICFDIDIGDNPGYVQVSTANLTSSENGYTEPEEEDENGEGELEEAILATVWQSFDGESRSDLTGLDDTTNNAGDTIPTHSWDSSRSEGGEITEGPHYTTLQEAYDTYSTGVTLMNSDGMPMEIGDDGDEFNPEFCLLLEIPTEVGNEIQGDSLSFDLVFDTEQSRNNGDPFADNSTGNTTDT, encoded by the coding sequence ATGTCGAAAAAGAAACTCGAACTCACGCGACGTCGCGTCCTGGGCGGTCTCGGCACCATCGGTGTCGCCGGTGCCGCCGCCGGGCTCGGCACCTCCGCGTACCTCAACGACACGGAATCGTTCGAAGACAACACAATCACCGCGGGCACGCTCGACATGAGCGTTACCGCACAGATCGAGGCTGCTAACGGTTACTGGGAGGACCAAGCAGAATTCCCGATGTCCGAAACGGCCGACGGCGAGGCCGTTACTGGCCTCGTGGTCGACGACGTCAAACCCGGCGACTGGGCGATCATCTGCTTCGACATCGACATCGGGGATAACCCCGGTTACGTCCAAGTCAGCACTGCCAACCTCACGTCGTCCGAGAACGGCTACACGGAACCGGAGGAAGAGGACGAAAACGGTGAAGGTGAACTCGAAGAGGCCATTCTGGCGACTGTCTGGCAGAGCTTCGACGGTGAAAGTCGTAGTGACCTCACGGGTCTCGACGACACAACGAACAACGCGGGCGATACGATACCGACCCACAGCTGGGACTCGTCACGCTCGGAGGGCGGTGAAATCACTGAGGGACCACACTACACCACGCTTCAGGAGGCCTACGACACGTACAGCACGGGCGTTACCCTGATGAACAGCGACGGAATGCCGATGGAGATCGGGGACGACGGTGACGAGTTCAATCCAGAGTTCTGCCTGCTGCTCGAGATCCCGACGGAAGTCGGCAACGAGATCCAGGGCGACTCGCTGAGCTTCGACCTCGTCTTCGACACCGAACAGTCCCGAAACAACGGAGATCCGTTCGCTGACAACAGCACCGGCAACACTACGGACACCTAG
- a CDS encoding DsrE family protein: MHTVFHASTVDAYRTAEPKVRNLLDDETVDIDAVAVVVDSSEVIDAAADAESATTDALTDLGATVKLCSNAARGADAGEDAFGDGVEFVSSGVGELTRLQDSGWAYIRL, translated from the coding sequence ATGCACACCGTCTTCCACGCCTCGACCGTCGACGCCTACCGCACCGCGGAGCCGAAAGTCCGGAACCTCCTCGACGACGAGACCGTCGACATCGACGCCGTGGCGGTCGTCGTCGACAGTAGCGAGGTCATCGACGCGGCTGCCGACGCGGAGTCGGCAACGACCGACGCACTCACCGACCTCGGCGCGACAGTGAAGCTCTGCTCGAACGCTGCTCGGGGTGCCGACGCTGGCGAGGATGCGTTCGGCGACGGAGTCGAGTTCGTCTCCTCCGGCGTGGGGGAACTGACGCGGCTGCAGGATTCGGGCTGGGCGTATATCCGGCTGTAG
- a CDS encoding SipW-dependent-type signal peptide-containing protein — protein MSDRSTSFELSRRKVLAGLGSVGLASAGAGLGTSAYLNDTESFEGNTISAGELDLKVDWEEHYSYPQLYGFDDPENGLDYGVHRSEPDEPDNYVGMPDPSNPQVWVHEDDLGTYMMNTSIEAFPDPNHDGVQEVEDGEFTYMPCDHGADLNDDLDPGEEGTATRTNNDSTVGTEGEPKPLISLEDVKPGDFGELTLSFHLCDNPGYVWLQAMGFSEAENGINDPEGEVDETSEMPELAENIQTVWWYDSRGDNVLQTDCEEKLYLADSGTSPTTLFEVTLDDDSGEAELTELLGPGEYSDNDFDQTDAIATTPNGDKILFYDKNSGHLGTYDIDGDTFTDEGPISSDPGGIVLAGYSPSGTLWAASQDTDELYTVDPSAPSVTSQGDTGIDLSGADLVFSSDGTMYIWTANTDDDGLYQVNDPSNDPTAVPVDEDNIGVKDERITGLAIRDAGTGNLVASDRDNDEIHVVDRTDGSITESYAMTLDNEPYEYDFGDMTAGAYCGEVFRRGTLAGDLDLLESGQGIALDGNRASEFDELAGDPFADSRECFMPGVTHYVGFAWWVPTTVGNEIQGDSLSFDLGFYTEQCRNNDNPGGS, from the coding sequence ATGAGTGATAGATCCACGTCGTTCGAACTCTCCCGCCGCAAGGTGCTGGCGGGCCTCGGCAGTGTCGGCCTCGCCTCCGCGGGTGCGGGCCTCGGAACGAGCGCGTACCTCAACGACACCGAGTCGTTCGAGGGCAACACGATTAGCGCGGGCGAGCTCGACCTGAAAGTCGACTGGGAGGAGCACTACTCCTACCCCCAGCTCTACGGGTTCGACGACCCCGAGAACGGGCTGGACTACGGTGTCCACCGCTCGGAGCCCGACGAACCGGACAACTACGTCGGGATGCCCGACCCATCGAATCCGCAGGTCTGGGTCCACGAGGACGACCTCGGGACGTACATGATGAACACGTCCATCGAGGCGTTCCCGGACCCAAACCACGATGGCGTGCAGGAAGTCGAGGACGGAGAGTTCACGTACATGCCGTGCGACCACGGCGCGGACCTCAACGACGACCTCGACCCCGGCGAGGAGGGGACTGCTACGCGCACAAACAACGACAGCACGGTCGGCACCGAAGGCGAGCCGAAACCCCTCATCAGTCTCGAGGACGTCAAGCCCGGCGACTTCGGGGAGTTAACACTGAGCTTCCACCTCTGTGACAACCCCGGGTACGTGTGGCTGCAGGCGATGGGCTTCTCCGAGGCGGAGAACGGCATCAACGACCCGGAGGGTGAAGTCGACGAGACGTCCGAGATGCCGGAGCTCGCCGAGAACATCCAAACAGTCTGGTGGTACGATTCGCGGGGCGACAACGTCCTCCAGACCGACTGCGAGGAGAAGCTGTACCTTGCTGACAGCGGAACCAGTCCGACCACCCTGTTCGAGGTCACGCTGGACGACGACAGTGGCGAGGCAGAGCTGACCGAGCTCCTGGGTCCCGGTGAGTACAGCGACAACGACTTCGATCAGACGGACGCGATCGCCACGACACCCAACGGTGACAAGATCCTGTTCTACGACAAGAACTCCGGACACCTGGGAACGTACGACATCGACGGCGACACATTCACCGACGAAGGGCCGATTTCCAGCGACCCCGGCGGAATCGTCCTTGCCGGATACTCGCCGAGTGGAACGCTCTGGGCGGCGAGCCAAGACACGGACGAACTCTACACCGTGGATCCGTCGGCTCCCTCGGTCACGTCTCAGGGAGACACCGGTATCGATCTCTCGGGGGCGGACCTCGTGTTCTCTTCCGACGGGACGATGTACATCTGGACGGCGAACACCGACGACGACGGACTCTACCAGGTCAACGATCCGAGCAACGATCCGACGGCCGTTCCCGTCGACGAGGATAACATCGGCGTGAAAGACGAGCGTATCACCGGACTGGCCATCCGTGACGCCGGCACCGGAAACCTCGTCGCCTCCGACCGCGACAACGACGAGATCCACGTCGTCGATCGGACCGACGGCAGTATCACCGAGTCGTACGCGATGACGCTCGACAACGAGCCCTACGAGTACGACTTCGGCGACATGACCGCCGGCGCGTATTGCGGCGAGGTGTTCCGGCGCGGGACACTCGCTGGTGACCTCGACCTGCTCGAGTCCGGGCAAGGAATCGCACTGGACGGGAATCGTGCGAGCGAGTTCGACGAACTGGCCGGCGACCCGTTCGCAGACAGCCGCGAGTGCTTCATGCCAGGCGTGACCCATTACGTCGGGTTCGCGTGGTGGGTGCCGACTACTGTCGGCAACGAGATCCAGGGCGACTCGCTGAGCTTCGACCTCGGGTTCTACACGGAGCAGTGCAGGAACAACGACAACCCAGGAGGGAGCTAA
- a CDS encoding PadR family transcriptional regulator, with protein sequence MRKSGPPKGLISYIVLELLEEKPRYGYEILKEIGDISGGHWEPSYGSVYPILYKFEENGWAERIEREDEPDRKYFELTEAGEEELAEKRVETGAKAREFADVILGFYHVYVGFATDERFEVEQPADHWRFDETFSRWICEQVVRHHEYYFDDFQRIDDTPEEFYERMGVEEDPNE encoded by the coding sequence ATGCGGAAGAGCGGCCCCCCGAAAGGCCTCATCTCGTACATCGTGCTCGAACTCCTCGAGGAGAAACCCCGCTACGGCTACGAGATCCTCAAGGAGATCGGCGACATCAGCGGCGGTCACTGGGAGCCCTCCTACGGCTCCGTCTACCCCATCCTCTATAAGTTCGAGGAGAACGGCTGGGCCGAGCGGATCGAACGCGAGGACGAGCCCGACCGGAAGTACTTCGAACTCACCGAGGCCGGCGAGGAGGAGCTCGCGGAGAAACGCGTCGAGACCGGCGCGAAAGCCCGAGAGTTCGCCGACGTGATCCTCGGCTTCTACCACGTCTACGTGGGGTTCGCGACCGACGAGCGCTTCGAGGTCGAACAGCCCGCCGACCACTGGCGCTTCGACGAGACGTTCTCCCGGTGGATCTGCGAGCAGGTCGTGCGCCACCACGAGTACTACTTCGACGATTTCCAGCGCATCGACGACACGCCCGAGGAGTTCTACGAGCGGATGGGCGTCGAGGAAGACCCCAACGAGTAG
- a CDS encoding NAD+ synthase yields MPEDVLTENAPLDIRFSEAELETAREEIVSFIRDTVDAAGAEGAVLGLSGGIDSTLTAYLAVEALGEEGLHGLTMPARVSDEALMSDAEAVAESLSIPYDVIEIEPIAEQFDEAFPEGTEDKTAAGNVRVRTRGVMNYYVANTENRIVLGTGNRSEAMTGYFTKYGDQAVDCNPIGDLYKQQVRQLAAHVGVPHELVMQTPTAGMWEGQTDEEEMGLNYDHLDAVLALHVDGPLSKAATVRYVDDVTEEHVERVDELVEGSAHKRSMPPSPELSVRE; encoded by the coding sequence ATGCCCGAAGACGTCCTGACGGAGAACGCACCGCTGGACATCCGCTTCTCGGAGGCAGAGCTCGAAACCGCCCGCGAGGAGATCGTCTCGTTCATCCGGGACACCGTCGATGCCGCCGGCGCGGAGGGTGCCGTGCTCGGCCTCTCGGGGGGGATCGACTCGACGCTGACCGCCTACCTCGCCGTCGAGGCGCTCGGTGAGGAGGGGCTCCACGGGCTGACGATGCCCGCCCGCGTCAGCGACGAGGCGCTGATGAGCGACGCCGAGGCGGTCGCGGAGTCGCTCTCGATCCCCTACGACGTGATCGAGATCGAACCCATCGCCGAGCAGTTCGACGAGGCGTTCCCGGAGGGGACCGAGGACAAAACCGCCGCCGGGAACGTCCGCGTCCGGACGCGGGGCGTGATGAACTACTACGTCGCCAACACCGAGAACCGGATCGTGCTGGGGACGGGCAACCGTAGCGAGGCGATGACCGGCTACTTCACGAAGTACGGCGACCAGGCCGTCGACTGCAACCCCATCGGCGACCTGTACAAACAGCAGGTCCGCCAGCTGGCCGCCCACGTCGGCGTCCCGCACGAACTGGTGATGCAGACGCCCACCGCCGGGATGTGGGAGGGCCAGACCGACGAGGAAGAGATGGGGCTGAACTACGACCACCTCGACGCCGTGCTCGCGCTGCACGTCGATGGCCCGCTGTCGAAGGCGGCGACGGTGCGCTACGTCGACGATGTCACCGAGGAACACGTCGAGCGCGTCGACGAACTGGTCGAGGGGAGCGCCCACAAGCGGTCGATGCCGCCCTCGCCGGAGCTCTCGGTTCGGGAGTGA